A genomic stretch from Enterobacter oligotrophicus includes:
- a CDS encoding ParA family protein, producing MAEFITWLDIEREVKRKFKFKNELLNIKAIYCYSSGMEVEYTNDRELAISDLNKIFDNSIVRKEETLLLSVEIGGPEYVIELIPAIGVKKENNIVYPLWREHVYIENANFKQPEKWGDGPKFCAFHSFKGGVGRTTSLMTYASAALESDNIKKILLIDGDLEAPGLTLWLDSENLGKVTYTNFLEAIQYSEGNFDSTIDFFAKELRKSSISIDGNSKEIFVLPSALSLESIMDMPVTPDHISKNIDNPYILSDLLRLLGNKLEVDVILIDLRAGLSELSSPLIFDPRVEHFFVSTIAKQSVVGIGEVLKKIHNSIKNTHRNVSDKPTVIISMLTKLLRESASYTQAIQIVNEAYPAIEDEDIISQSIELLEFDFDENLMSVSNIKDALSLLRKSSIYDNAKDWISDVESIESSESKEDSDGNDNGLQRLYDTCQSFQFAENTSEDDMLVIDPIRNLAKSYADSLPNVVSIGAKGAGKTFTYLQVCKSESWSNFIFKVNNNVTSNVQANILPWISSTNLNENVREKVAEQREKCLTAISAQSPRSLFLNVKRITDALANNATNWDEFWQELLVSEIVGDNKSLKDLNDYLITIDKSIVLLVDGIEDVLFAPEKDSNHNSAIRALLNLPNAISDLQNRRIGLVCFVRADYVQSAIKQNVNQYVAKYQQFRLEWTPESFLRLAYWISAKAEVIDANELDAESGSLNFLLNNLERLWGKKLGRDNSKEASSARWVFAALCDLNGRLQARDLVRFLKFSADNMLKAPSNGIKVEFWLDRLLAPEAIRRSLNSCSQEKVDEAEKEIKPLEQWMSNLKTVSPDLKKVPFNPQEVGLDLPLLTSLKELGVIYEDTDQPNEERFYLPEIYRTGLQFSSAVGGRPRVQALLKRNLGGIPF from the coding sequence ATGGCTGAATTTATCACTTGGCTCGATATTGAACGAGAAGTTAAACGAAAGTTCAAGTTCAAGAATGAATTGCTAAATATCAAGGCTATCTATTGTTATTCATCAGGAATGGAAGTTGAATATACTAATGATCGAGAGTTGGCTATTTCTGATTTAAATAAAATATTCGATAATTCCATTGTACGTAAAGAAGAAACGTTGTTATTGTCTGTGGAAATAGGCGGGCCAGAATATGTGATTGAGTTAATTCCTGCTATTGGGGTAAAGAAAGAAAATAATATTGTATATCCATTGTGGCGTGAACATGTTTATATTGAAAACGCAAATTTCAAACAGCCAGAAAAATGGGGAGATGGACCTAAATTTTGTGCATTCCATTCATTTAAGGGGGGGGTGGGGCGTACAACTTCTTTAATGACTTATGCAAGCGCAGCATTAGAAAGTGACAACATTAAAAAAATATTGTTGATTGATGGTGATCTAGAAGCTCCGGGTCTTACTTTATGGCTTGATTCGGAAAATTTGGGGAAAGTAACCTACACTAATTTTTTAGAGGCAATTCAATACTCAGAGGGAAACTTTGACTCAACAATAGATTTTTTCGCAAAAGAGTTGAGAAAAAGTTCGATTAGTATTGATGGTAATTCTAAAGAGATTTTTGTTCTTCCCTCGGCATTATCTTTAGAAAGCATAATGGATATGCCTGTAACACCAGATCATATTTCTAAGAACATTGATAATCCATATATACTCAGCGATTTGCTAAGACTTTTAGGAAATAAACTTGAGGTGGATGTTATTCTAATTGACTTGCGTGCTGGGTTGAGTGAACTTTCCAGTCCTCTAATTTTTGATCCAAGGGTTGAGCACTTTTTTGTTTCAACAATTGCTAAGCAGTCAGTTGTTGGTATTGGCGAGGTATTGAAGAAAATCCATAATTCAATCAAAAATACCCATCGTAATGTTAGTGATAAGCCGACAGTAATAATAAGTATGCTCACAAAATTGCTTAGAGAATCAGCTAGTTATACACAAGCAATTCAAATTGTGAATGAGGCATATCCTGCTATCGAAGATGAAGATATAATTTCTCAATCAATTGAGTTACTAGAGTTTGATTTTGATGAGAATTTAATGAGTGTGTCTAATATAAAAGACGCACTCTCATTATTAAGAAAATCAAGTATTTATGATAATGCTAAGGATTGGATTTCCGACGTCGAATCGATTGAATCGAGTGAAAGTAAAGAAGATTCCGATGGTAACGATAATGGATTGCAAAGATTGTATGATACTTGTCAGTCCTTCCAGTTTGCAGAGAATACTAGTGAAGATGATATGTTAGTCATCGATCCAATTCGTAATCTTGCAAAAAGTTATGCCGACTCACTACCAAATGTTGTATCAATTGGGGCTAAAGGAGCAGGCAAAACATTTACATATTTGCAAGTATGCAAATCTGAAAGCTGGAGTAATTTCATATTTAAGGTAAATAACAACGTCACGTCTAATGTCCAAGCTAACATATTACCATGGATCTCCTCTACTAACCTTAATGAGAATGTTAGGGAGAAAGTAGCTGAGCAGCGTGAAAAATGTTTGACTGCAATTTCAGCGCAATCACCACGTAGTTTATTCCTTAACGTCAAGAGAATAACGGATGCATTGGCAAATAATGCCACTAATTGGGATGAGTTTTGGCAGGAGCTATTAGTTTCTGAAATAGTCGGTGATAATAAGAGTTTAAAAGATTTGAATGATTATCTTATAACCATTGATAAATCTATTGTTTTATTAGTCGATGGTATAGAAGATGTGCTTTTTGCGCCGGAAAAAGATTCAAATCATAACTCTGCAATTCGAGCACTACTGAATTTACCAAATGCTATTTCTGACTTGCAGAACAGAAGAATAGGATTGGTATGTTTTGTGAGGGCAGACTATGTACAGTCTGCAATTAAGCAAAACGTGAACCAGTATGTCGCTAAATATCAACAGTTTAGACTTGAGTGGACACCTGAGTCATTTTTAAGATTAGCTTATTGGATAAGTGCTAAAGCTGAAGTTATAGATGCTAATGAGTTAGATGCTGAATCTGGTAGTCTCAATTTCCTACTGAACAATCTTGAACGTCTATGGGGCAAGAAATTAGGGCGTGATAATTCTAAAGAAGCCAGCTCTGCAAGGTGGGTCTTTGCCGCTCTCTGTGATTTAAATGGCCGTCTCCAAGCCCGAGATCTCGTTAGATTCTTGAAATTCTCAGCTGATAATATGCTCAAAGCACCCTCTAATGGTATCAAAGTGGAATTTTGGTTAGATCGACTTTTAGCTCCAGAGGCAATCAGACGTTCCTTAAATTCATGCAGCCAAGAAAAAGTCGATGAAGCTGAAAAGGAAATCAAACCTTTAGAGCAGTGGATGAGCAACTTAAAAACGGTATCGCCAGATTTGAAAAAAGTTCCTTTCAACCCACAAGAGGTCGGATTAGACCTGCCTCTTTTAACCTCGTTGAAGGAACTTGGTGTTATTTATGAAGATACAGATCAACCTAATGAAGAGCGTTTTTATTTGCCGGAGATTTACCGTACAGGCTTGCAGTTCTCCTCAGCGGTAGGTGGGAGGCCTCGAGTTCAAGCTCTATTAAAACGCAATTTGGGTGGTATACCGTTCTAA
- a CDS encoding phage polarity suppression protein: MTTLTLEQAFEACQTNKTAWLNRKAELAAAEQEYQALLLDNNASGSRRLQALRDLIDVKKWEVNQAAGRYISSHEEVQRISIRNRLHDFMQQNGPELAAALAPELMEIKNQPTMIKNRALDRSIAYLREALSVWLVAENEINYSVQDNDILTAIGYRPDAPSRDDNREKFTPAQSMIYTRRRAELAEQ, encoded by the coding sequence GTGACCACCCTGACCTTAGAGCAGGCATTTGAGGCCTGTCAGACAAACAAAACCGCGTGGCTGAACCGTAAAGCTGAATTGGCCGCCGCAGAGCAGGAATATCAGGCATTATTGCTGGATAACAACGCATCAGGATCCCGCAGATTACAGGCGCTGCGTGACCTGATTGACGTAAAAAAATGGGAGGTTAATCAGGCCGCCGGTCGCTACATTTCCTCGCATGAGGAGGTGCAGCGCATCAGCATCCGTAACCGGCTGCACGATTTTATGCAGCAGAACGGCCCAGAGCTGGCCGCCGCGCTGGCACCAGAACTGATGGAGATTAAGAACCAGCCCACGATGATAAAAAACCGTGCGCTCGACCGTTCAATAGCATACCTGCGAGAAGCTCTTTCCGTCTGGCTGGTCGCAGAAAATGAAATTAATTATTCCGTACAGGACAATGACATTTTAACGGCAATCGGATACAGGCCTGACGCGCCTTCGCGGGATGATAATCGTGAAAAATTCACCCCTGCACAGAGCATGATTTACACCCGTCGACGCGCCGAACTGGCCGAGCAGTAA
- a CDS encoding ogr/Delta-like zinc finger family protein: MMRCPFCRTAAHVRTSRYMSDSVKESYLQCQNVHCSATFKTHESIFEVIRSPVVDEKPAPVPTATAAPRQVKGCYSSPFRH; encoded by the coding sequence ATGATGCGCTGCCCTTTCTGCCGCACGGCGGCCCACGTTCGCACCAGCCGCTATATGTCTGACAGCGTCAAAGAAAGTTACCTGCAGTGCCAGAATGTGCACTGCTCGGCGACATTCAAAACGCATGAGTCCATCTTTGAGGTGATCCGTTCCCCGGTCGTCGATGAGAAACCCGCACCGGTGCCGACAGCTACCGCAGCTCCACGTCAGGTGAAAGGCTGTTACAGCTCACCGTTCCGCCATTAA
- a CDS encoding glycoprotein 3 translates to MTQTAVIPDYLKPAMERLETAREAHLSNARRMDDTTTAISQVKTQKNALEQENGNDSGAWRTAFRAGGAVITDELKQRHITRVARRELAQECDNMAEVLSFELDSLKGACDRTARAYRQAHHGALSQYAEHELDVALRESCGALVRAMKLSILVKENPLANTIGHQGYVEPEHVVMQQVKTWLEQAVRGCNIRLTDEPVLFKTGLSASTLPHMEHDVATTPGQRKVWQEKMREREADLKARGLLS, encoded by the coding sequence ATGACTCAGACCGCTGTTATTCCCGACTACCTTAAACCCGCAATGGAGCGCCTTGAGACGGCCAGAGAAGCGCATCTCTCGAATGCCCGACGTATGGACGACACCACGACGGCCATCAGCCAGGTGAAAACGCAAAAAAATGCACTGGAGCAGGAAAACGGTAATGATTCTGGTGCATGGCGCACCGCCTTTCGTGCCGGTGGTGCTGTCATTACCGACGAGCTGAAACAACGCCATATAACTCGCGTGGCGCGGCGGGAGCTGGCGCAGGAATGTGACAATATGGCTGAGGTTCTGTCTTTCGAGCTGGACAGCCTCAAAGGAGCCTGTGACCGCACGGCCAGAGCATACCGTCAGGCACATCACGGCGCCCTCAGTCAGTATGCAGAGCATGAACTCGATGTTGCCCTGCGTGAAAGCTGCGGTGCCCTCGTCAGAGCAATGAAACTCAGCATTCTGGTTAAAGAAAATCCGCTTGCCAATACCATTGGCCATCAGGGCTATGTCGAGCCAGAGCATGTCGTTATGCAGCAGGTGAAAACGTGGCTTGAGCAGGCGGTGAGGGGCTGCAATATCCGTCTGACTGATGAACCCGTGCTGTTTAAAACAGGTCTGTCGGCCTCCACGCTGCCGCATATGGAGCATGACGTTGCGACCACACCCGGCCAGCGCAAGGTCTGGCAGGAAAAAATGCGGGAACGTGAGGCCGACCTGAAAGCACGGGGATTACTGTCATGA
- a CDS encoding helix-turn-helix transcriptional regulator, with the protein MHTVFSSPSSAPAAPLMPLSDVVQERFIRLPEVMHLCGLSRSTIYDLISREAFPKQISLGGKNVAWAQSEITAWMVDRIAERNRSYDA; encoded by the coding sequence ATGCACACTGTTTTTTCTTCCCCTTCTTCAGCACCTGCAGCCCCATTGATGCCGCTTTCTGATGTCGTCCAAGAGCGTTTTATTCGTCTGCCCGAAGTGATGCATTTATGCGGCCTGTCCCGTTCGACTATTTACGATCTCATCAGCCGGGAAGCCTTCCCGAAACAAATCTCCCTCGGCGGTAAAAACGTGGCGTGGGCGCAGTCAGAAATCACCGCATGGATGGTGGATCGCATCGCCGAACGCAACCGGAGTTACGATGCATGA
- a CDS encoding host cell division inhibitor Icd-like protein, which yields MMMTVQQTAPFSGLLPFVISRYSFSAVAKSAAGICSPCNSMATTDAPCVFFYVVAQAHPFFGLWCLHRGSCQIMVVRAGQPSGWPVSIEAGTANPVRATTHEICSSGGGDNRYSMEVALMSTILNPSYPQFVFVFAAVRRADRKPRIFMLRTVAGDEQAARLSLVRDYVLSFAGRLPVPEVCA from the coding sequence ATGATGATGACCGTCCAGCAAACAGCCCCTTTTTCTGGCTTGCTTCCATTCGTCATTTCCAGGTATAGTTTTTCCGCTGTCGCAAAATCGGCAGCCGGGATTTGCAGCCCGTGTAACTCAATGGCGACAACAGACGCGCCATGCGTCTTTTTTTACGTCGTAGCTCAGGCACACCCATTTTTCGGGCTGTGGTGTTTACACCGTGGTTCCTGTCAGATAATGGTGGTTCGGGCGGGGCAGCCTTCGGGCTGGCCGGTATCCATTGAGGCCGGTACTGCAAACCCTGTCCGGGCCACCACCCATGAGATTTGCAGCTCCGGTGGAGGCGATAACCGCTACTCAATGGAGGTTGCCCTTATGTCTACGATCCTCAACCCGTCATACCCGCAGTTTGTCTTTGTGTTTGCCGCTGTTCGTCGCGCTGATCGTAAACCCCGTATTTTTATGCTCCGCACCGTTGCCGGTGATGAGCAAGCCGCACGCCTTTCCCTTGTTCGTGATTACGTCCTCTCGTTTGCTGGCCGTCTGCCGGTTCCGGAGGTGTGTGCATGA
- a CDS encoding DUF5375 domain-containing protein — translation MKTVLSPVLRAALYRRAVACAWLTLCARQHRYPHLTLDALESAIAAELEGFYLRQHGEEKGRQIACALLEDLMEAGPLKAAPSLSFLGLAVMDELCARHITVPVLH, via the coding sequence ATGAAAACCGTATTATCCCCAGTTCTGCGTGCTGCGCTATATCGCCGGGCAGTCGCCTGTGCGTGGCTGACCCTGTGCGCCCGTCAGCACCGCTACCCGCACCTCACCCTCGACGCGCTGGAAAGCGCCATTGCCGCCGAGCTGGAGGGCTTCTACCTGCGCCAGCACGGCGAGGAAAAAGGCCGCCAGATTGCCTGTGCACTGCTGGAAGATTTAATGGAAGCCGGACCACTCAAGGCCGCGCCGTCGCTGTCCTTTCTCGGGCTGGCCGTGATGGATGAGCTTTGCGCCCGCCATATCACCGTACCGGTACTGCATTGA
- a CDS encoding ArdC family protein, producing MDRSIDIYQKVTDQIIAELENGNVPWIRPWRDGEPPFPINALSGRPYHGINVPLLWNSADKQSFARDRWLTFHQVSALGGQVRKGEKSSLAVLYLPRTQAKTDALGQPLLDENGEPKIRHFGIIRKFRLFNLSQCDGLPQSLSEPFTRPAEPVETAEAIAMNSGVTLRHRRQSKAYYKPATDLVMMPHPQQFESSDAYYATLLHELTHATGHARPGIAGRRPDSNCYPIK from the coding sequence ATGGACAGAAGCATCGATATCTACCAGAAAGTCACCGACCAGATTATTGCTGAGCTGGAAAACGGCAATGTGCCGTGGATCCGCCCGTGGCGCGACGGCGAACCGCCGTTCCCGATCAATGCGTTATCCGGTCGTCCGTATCACGGCATTAACGTGCCACTGCTGTGGAACAGCGCGGATAAGCAGAGTTTCGCCAGAGACCGCTGGCTGACGTTCCATCAGGTCAGCGCGCTTGGCGGACAGGTACGCAAAGGGGAAAAATCTTCCCTGGCCGTGCTGTACCTGCCGCGCACGCAGGCGAAAACCGACGCTCTTGGTCAGCCATTGCTCGATGAAAACGGCGAGCCAAAGATCCGGCATTTCGGGATCATCCGCAAGTTCCGGCTGTTTAATCTGTCGCAGTGCGACGGCCTGCCGCAGTCGCTGTCTGAGCCGTTTACCCGGCCCGCAGAACCGGTGGAAACCGCCGAAGCCATTGCGATGAACAGCGGCGTGACGCTGCGCCATCGCCGCCAGTCGAAAGCGTATTACAAACCCGCGACTGACCTGGTGATGATGCCGCACCCGCAGCAGTTTGAAAGCAGCGATGCGTATTACGCCACGCTGCTGCATGAACTGACGCACGCTACTGGTCACGCTCGCCCCGGTATTGCCGGGCGAAGGCCGGACTCAAACTGCTACCCAATAAAATGA
- the glgS gene encoding cell surface composition regulator GlgS — protein sequence MNRQDINALKNFDFLARSFARMHALGQPVDIEAVTGNMSDEQQAWFRERYDHYRKQAERARVIELR from the coding sequence ATGAACCGACAAGATATAAATGCATTAAAGAATTTTGATTTTCTGGCGCGCAGTTTTGCCCGTATGCACGCCCTGGGCCAGCCAGTGGATATCGAGGCCGTGACCGGCAATATGAGTGATGAACAGCAAGCATGGTTCCGGGAGCGATACGACCACTACCGAAAGCAGGCTGAGCGGGCGAGAGTGATAGAACTGCGGTGA
- a CDS encoding restriction endonuclease: protein MIRGDGGKLYDDFRDKQVAAIGWSPFAPHVKPGLSREQLFDLYQELEPQIKPGTARSGTSQIWRFVNEMQKGDWAITYSPSNRTYLLGKIVSDFEYHAEWLEDGMGIARQVKWNTEEIDRDNLSDATRNTLGSTLTVFRVPDFAVNELLQGKKPAPDVTPEVLGSVNEEDAVSNPLRDMEMIAFEGIKDRINRLDWDEMQNLVAGVLRSMGYKTQVSPAGADRGKDIIASPDGFGFENPRIIVEVKHRREQMGSQQIRSFIGGRHKDDRGLYVSTGGFSKDARYEADRSTIPLTLWTLDDLVRALVENYEQVDIETKLLVPLKRTYLPA, encoded by the coding sequence ATGATTCGTGGCGATGGTGGAAAACTATATGATGATTTTCGTGATAAGCAAGTCGCGGCGATAGGGTGGTCACCCTTTGCACCACATGTAAAACCGGGGTTATCCAGAGAACAGTTGTTCGATTTATATCAAGAGCTTGAACCTCAAATTAAACCGGGAACTGCACGTTCTGGTACTTCTCAGATTTGGCGATTTGTGAACGAAATGCAGAAAGGTGACTGGGCCATTACGTATTCTCCCTCTAACCGAACCTACCTGTTAGGGAAGATCGTTTCAGATTTTGAATATCACGCAGAGTGGCTTGAAGATGGCATGGGCATTGCCCGCCAGGTGAAATGGAATACGGAAGAAATTGATCGTGATAACTTGAGTGATGCTACCAGAAATACATTGGGTTCAACACTGACGGTTTTCCGTGTGCCGGATTTTGCTGTGAATGAATTATTGCAGGGGAAAAAACCTGCTCCTGACGTTACGCCAGAGGTTCTTGGTTCAGTTAACGAGGAAGACGCCGTATCTAACCCCTTACGCGATATGGAAATGATCGCCTTTGAAGGCATCAAAGATCGTATCAATCGACTTGATTGGGACGAGATGCAAAATCTGGTGGCAGGTGTTTTACGTAGCATGGGATATAAAACTCAGGTATCACCTGCTGGCGCGGATAGGGGAAAAGATATTATTGCTTCTCCGGATGGTTTCGGTTTTGAAAACCCACGTATTATTGTTGAAGTGAAGCATCGCCGTGAACAGATGGGTAGCCAGCAGATCCGCAGCTTTATCGGTGGCCGCCATAAAGACGATCGCGGGTTGTACGTCAGCACCGGAGGATTCAGCAAGGATGCTCGCTATGAAGCCGATCGTTCAACGATCCCGCTGACGTTGTGGACACTCGACGATCTGGTGCGGGCGTTGGTTGAAAACTACGAGCAGGTTGATATTGAAACCAAGTTGTTAGTTCCATTGAAAAGAACCTACTTACCTGCCTAA
- a CDS encoding helix-turn-helix transcriptional regulator, with translation MNSDRFLRLRQVEDKIGFGKSRIYRQIQLQQFPPSIRLNSRHVACLESEVDAWIHQRIRLTRDV, from the coding sequence ATGAATAGCGACAGATTTTTACGCTTACGCCAGGTGGAAGACAAAATCGGCTTCGGTAAATCGAGGATTTATCGGCAAATCCAGCTGCAACAGTTTCCGCCGTCCATTCGACTCAACAGCCGCCATGTCGCCTGTCTGGAAAGCGAGGTGGACGCGTGGATCCACCAGCGCATCCGCCTCACACGCGATGTCTGA
- a CDS encoding HNH endonuclease, whose translation MNSSEDDLLEVAWYLSKYGKSQPPVGLGVQKWKEAYALFYPCFGAGKTASEFRNSLKNSRDRFDSWLSDVRVGWLDEQGAPAALSHSAQRVHQRLSVLSDSAIEQHVLSLISSDGDEQAQRDCLIIQQDKSIEDTVREQLIAARLGQGIFRKNCLMLYPACPVTGTTFAPLLRASHIKPWAACENGNERLDAYNGIILAAHIDILFDQGWISFENDGRLLISDELDISIKEQCLLPEKIKAFPVESHCYLEWHRENLLR comes from the coding sequence TTGAATAGTTCGGAAGACGATTTGCTTGAAGTGGCGTGGTATTTGTCGAAGTACGGTAAATCTCAACCACCCGTGGGACTGGGGGTTCAGAAATGGAAAGAGGCTTATGCCTTGTTTTATCCCTGTTTCGGGGCGGGCAAAACCGCTAGTGAGTTTCGCAATAGTCTGAAAAATAGTCGTGACCGTTTTGATTCCTGGCTTAGTGATGTGCGTGTCGGCTGGCTTGACGAGCAGGGCGCTCCTGCTGCGCTTTCTCATTCAGCGCAGCGTGTGCATCAGCGATTGAGTGTGCTTTCTGATAGTGCAATTGAGCAGCACGTTCTTTCGTTAATATCGTCTGATGGAGATGAACAGGCGCAACGTGACTGTCTTATTATTCAGCAGGATAAAAGTATTGAAGATACCGTACGCGAGCAGCTGATTGCGGCACGGCTGGGGCAGGGTATCTTTCGGAAAAATTGTCTCATGCTGTATCCGGCATGCCCTGTTACGGGAACGACGTTTGCGCCGTTACTCCGTGCCAGCCATATAAAACCGTGGGCCGCCTGCGAGAATGGAAATGAACGCCTTGATGCTTATAATGGAATTATACTGGCTGCGCATATTGATATTTTATTCGATCAGGGGTGGATTTCGTTTGAGAACGATGGGCGTTTATTAATTAGTGATGAACTGGATATTAGCATTAAAGAGCAGTGTTTGTTGCCAGAGAAAATAAAGGCGTTTCCTGTTGAATCGCATTGTTATCTGGAATGGCATCGGGAGAATTTACTGAGATAG